The Bacteroidota bacterium DNA segment CCGCCGACAGTCTCACGTTTGTTTCTACTGACGCGCATAAATTAGTTCGTTATCGCAGGAATGACGCTAAGTCTAAGGCAGCAGCTTCATTTATTTTACCCAAAAAGCCCTTGAATCTTCTGAAAAATATTTTACCAAATGTGGTTGAGAAAGTGAAGATCGAATACAATAATACCAATGCATTTTTCTCTTTTATCGGTACAACGATCATCTGTCGTTTAATAGATGGCAAATACCCGAACTATGAGGCTGTTATCCCTGCAAGTAACCCTAACAAACTTACAGTTGATCGTATGGCATTTTTAAATTCGATCAGGCGTGTGGCTATTTTTTCCAATAAAACCACTCACCAGGTACGTTTTAAAGTAGCAGGCAGCGAGTTGAGCATATCCGCCGAAGACCTTGACTATTCAAATGAAGCGAGCGAGCGTCTTACCTGTCAATATGTGGGTGAGGATATGGAAATCGGATTCAATTCCCGTTTTATTTTAGAAATGCTTACCAATATTGACAGTGAAAGTGTAACATTGGAAATGTCGGCTCCAAACCGTGCGGGTATTTTATTGCCATCCGAGCATGACAATAAAAAAACAGATACACTAATGTTGGTAATGCCGGTTATGTTGAATAACTAGGTCTCATTCCTGAAACCACCGAAACGGAAAATAAGAATCAATTAAATTAACTTCACCAATCGGTATCGGAAATCGGCTTTTAGAGGTGTCCTTATAAAACCGAAGGTTTCAAAAAAATGAACCAAACAATTAACTCAGGACACAAATCAGTTTTTAGAAGGGTACTTCTAACACTTCTTGTATTCTTCGGTATTGTATTTCATATATACCCGCAGGCATTTTGGAGGGTGTGCGATTCTCTTCCTATAGCCGAACAAGGAAGGCGACAGGTGGTCAGCTTTTCGATTGGCAGCAAAGGCTATATATTAACCGGTAATGGTTCATCATCCGCGGTGCTTAAAGAGTTATGGGAATGGGATTCCGCAACTACAGCCTGGTCGCGAAAAGCAGATTTTCCAATTTCCGGACGGAACAATGCGGTTGGTTTTTCTATTGGAGCCAAGGGCTATATCGGTACGGGTGATACAACAAATGGAGGTGCTGCGGCTAAAGATTTTTACGAATGGGATCAGGCGACAGATACATGGACACGAAAGGCAGATTTTGGGGGTGCGGCAAGATATCAGGCTGTTGGATTCTCTATTGGCACCAAGGGGTATATTGGAACAGGTGTGAACAGCTCAGGGAGGAAGGGAGATTTTTGGGAATGGGATCAGGCAACAAATATCTGGAGTATGAAAGACAGTATTATATCGGCAGGTGGAACGCAAAGAAATTCCGCTGTAGGTTTTTCTATCGGGACCAAGGGGTATATTGGTACCGGATTTGATGGAGTGCGTTTGAATGATTTTTATGAATGGGATCAGGCAACGAATGTGTGGTCCGCAAAAGCGAATTTTCCTGGCGAGGCAAGGCAGGTCGCTTTAGGATTTTCGATCAAATCTACTGCTATTGGGATTGGGGCTATTGCCAAAGGCTACATAGGTGCAGGCGATGGTGCTACAGGTGCGTTGTCCGATTTCTATGAATGGGATCAGGCTACAGATGTTTGGACGGCCAAAGACCCCTATCTTGGTGGTCAGAGAAGGGCTGCAACCGGCTTCTCTATAGGAAATTGCGGGTACGTTGGAATGGGAAGGAATGGATCGGGTTTTCGTTCCAAAAGTTTTTACAGATATTGTCCTGATTTTGAATTGCCAATAACCTTATTGTCGTTTACCGGCCAATTGCTAGACGGAATTGTTCAGCTTAAATGGGTAACCGCAAGTGAAATCAATAACGATTATTTCACTGTTGAAAAATGTGATGATCGAATTCATTTTAAGGATGTGTTGAAAGTGAACGGTGCAGGCAATAGTAGTGCTAAGTTACATTACGCTGCAACAGATGAAGATATTACCACC contains these protein-coding regions:
- the dnaN gene encoding DNA polymerase III subunit beta; translated protein: MKFIVSSSALLKQLQALAGVLNTNNTLPILDNFLFEIEKGQLTISASDLETTMTTIVSVESKDSGSIAIPAKLLIDTLKTFPEQPLTFTIDKKKFGIEISSDYGKYKLTGQNGDEFPKIPSIQSASSIEVDAAILAEAINKTIFATGNDELRPVMSGVFCQLAADSLTFVSTDAHKLVRYRRNDAKSKAAASFILPKKPLNLLKNILPNVVEKVKIEYNNTNAFFSFIGTTIICRLIDGKYPNYEAVIPASNPNKLTVDRMAFLNSIRRVAIFSNKTTHQVRFKVAGSELSISAEDLDYSNEASERLTCQYVGEDMEIGFNSRFILEMLTNIDSESVTLEMSAPNRAGILLPSEHDNKKTDTLMLVMPVMLNN
- a CDS encoding T9SS type A sorting domain-containing protein; translated protein: MNQTINSGHKSVFRRVLLTLLVFFGIVFHIYPQAFWRVCDSLPIAEQGRRQVVSFSIGSKGYILTGNGSSSAVLKELWEWDSATTAWSRKADFPISGRNNAVGFSIGAKGYIGTGDTTNGGAAAKDFYEWDQATDTWTRKADFGGAARYQAVGFSIGTKGYIGTGVNSSGRKGDFWEWDQATNIWSMKDSIISAGGTQRNSAVGFSIGTKGYIGTGFDGVRLNDFYEWDQATNVWSAKANFPGEARQVALGFSIKSTAIGIGAIAKGYIGAGDGATGALSDFYEWDQATDVWTAKDPYLGGQRRAATGFSIGNCGYVGMGRNGSGFRSKSFYRYCPDFELPITLLSFTGQLLDGIVQLKWVTASEINNDYFTVEKCDDRIHFKDVLKVNGAGNSSAKLHYAATDEDITTDVSYYRLRQTDFDGTTTYSGVIAIGNNSSSRENMIIYPNPASGENKINLNITTINNKPILVVIRDMLGQEFYSKVELLDNVSALIVLDPDGKLCSGVYLVTASCENKIYKRKLVIR